From one Lolium rigidum isolate FL_2022 chromosome 4, APGP_CSIRO_Lrig_0.1, whole genome shotgun sequence genomic stretch:
- the LOC124649240 gene encoding probable inactive serine/threonine-protein kinase fnkC, producing MGNSCVTGSVPGRSNQGQGQVSNGAQTTFKWTIDGFSSLLDKGNAWTCSSVFQIRGLNWYLRLNLRDTKSGDKEEYVSLKLVLAQRHVRSDKVVEASFKFLIYDQSYGKHHEGHQVSHNFQSTSTTSGTSCMIPLTTLKEKSSGFLVNNCCILGVEFTRVVVAEGKDVSETLFVQKINNICSDPQVYSWNIDDFFLLKNLSISPVFELCGHKWFITIHPSGQDKSGNYLSLYLGMKVSDTLHENSGNLVELSISIKDQETGKHRKLSGRCQFSKNSPSWGWPKFISLEDFKDSSNGFLLKKKCCIEAQIAVIGSSKIE from the exons ATGGGCAACTCGTGTGTTACCGGTTCCG TTCCAGGCCGGTCAAACCAGGGACAGGGCCAGGTATCCAATGGGGCACAGACAACCTTCAAGTGGACGATCGATGGTTTTTCCTCCCTTCTTGATAAGGGTAATGCGTGGACCTGCTCCAGTGTGTTTCAGATCAGGGGGCTTAACTG GTACTTAAGGCTGAACCTAAGGGACACAAAGAGTGGCGACAAAGAAGAATATGTTTCTCTTAAGCTTGTGCTAGCCCAACGACACGTCAGATCCGACAAGGTTGTGGAGGCATCTTTCAAGTTCTTGATATATGACCAGTCATATGGAAAGCACCATGAAGGACATCAAG TGAGCCACAATTTTCAGAGTACAAGCACAACCTCTGGAACCTCGTGCATGATACCCCTCACGACGCTGAAGGAGAAGTCCTCCGGATTCCTTGTTAACAATTGCTGTATTTTGGGTGTTGAATTTACAAGAGTTGTGGTTGCTGAAGGTAAAGATGTGTCAGAGACGCTGTTTGTTCAGAAGATTAACAACATCTGCAGTGACCCCCAAGTCTACAGCTGGAACATTGATGATTTCTTCTTGTTGAAGAACCTGAGCATCTCTCCAGTGTTTGAGCtttgtggacacaaatg GTTCATCACTATCCATCCATCTGGACAAGATAAGAGTGGGAACTACCTTTCCTTGTACCTGGGCATGAAGGTGTCGGATACTCTCCATGAGAACTCTGGAAACCTGGTAGAACTTAGCATAAGCATCAAAGACCAGGAAACTGGAAAGCACCGGAAATTATCAG GCCGGTGCCAATTCTCAAAGAATTCACCCAGTTGGGGATGGCCCAAGTTCATATCGCTTGAAGATTTCAAGGACTCGTCAAATGGTTTTCTCTTGAAGAAGAAGTGCTGCATTGAAGCTCAGATTGCGGTCATTGGTTCCTCTAAGATAGAGTAG